In the genome of Flavobacteriaceae bacterium YJPT1-3, the window ACCCCCTTTATTGGTGGTGTTTTCCAGACAGACCAGTCGGGTTAAGGGACTGTGATAAAAATCAGGGGGATTGATATGGTCTTCCACCTGTGTTGCTGTGATCATCCCCCTATGTCCCTGAACAAGTTTGCAAGAAACTCCGCTATTGAAAGAAACTCCTCCTCCTTCATAATTGAAGACATGGGCGTAATGATCGCAGATCAGTTGTTCTCCTGGCTGGGTATGCAGTTTGATCGCCGCTTGATTGGTCATACTTCCGGTAGGGAAATACAAGGCGCTGTCCATCCCAAAAAGTTGGGCTACCTTTTCTTCCAAGGCGTTTACCGTGGGGTCTTCTTTGTAGACATCATCGCCAACTTCCGCCTGCATTATAGCCTCTAACATGCCCGGAGTAGGTTTGGTAAAGGTGTCGCTTCTTAATTCTATCGTTTTCATAGTCCTAAATGTTCTCCTCCATCTACCGGAATGATAGCTCCGTTGATCCATCGGGCTTCCTCTCTGCAAAGCAGATATACGACATGGGCCACATCTTGAGGCGTGGTCAGTCTACCGGAGGGGTTTCGTTGTTCACTGTGTTTGAGTAGTTCTTGCACACCGGGAATTTTACGCAAACTGGGCGTATCGGTTACACCCGCCTGGATACAGTTGGCGGTGATTCCCAGAGGAGCATAGGCCATCGCTATCGATCGGACTATGGACTCCAGAGCGGCTTTGGCCGCACCCACCGCCCCATAGTTCTGGAGGGGCCTGCGACTCCCCTCACTGGTAAAGGCGATCACCCGGGCTGACGATGCGAATAAGTTCGCTTTCGCGAAAGCGTCCACCCACAAATACAAACTGGTCGCCATGGCTTCCAGAGTAATGCTGAAATCGGCGGCTTGTAAGGTCTCTTCCTGCTCACTGTGCATGGGTTTTAGATTGCCCTTAGCGATGCTGTGCACCAGTGCCCGTACTTTGCCGGTACCGCTGTGCTGTTTGATCTGCTTCACCACCGGGCCTAGCGCCTGGGGTTGAGTGGCGTCCGCATTTATAGCGATCACCTCGCTGCCCTGAGATTGCATGTGTTTCAGCGCCTCATTCAGTTCCTGAAGTTGGCTACGCCTGGACCGATGTACGATGCAAATATGAGCCCCTGCCGCTGCCATTCTTTGGGCCGTAGCCAGACCCAGGCCGGAACTGCCACCCAAAATGACCACCCATTGATCGTTAAATTCGTTCATTGTTGTTGTTACCATTCCAGCAATATGCGTTGCGCTGAAAATCCAGGACCAAAACTAAGCATAATCCCGTAGTCTCCGGCAGCCGGCTGCTGCTCCATGAACTGTTCTAACACATAAAGAACAGTAGCACTGCTCATGTTGCCATAGCGCCGAAGCACTTCTTTAGTGGCGTCAATGTTCTTCCCATATTTTCCAAATAAATCTTCTACGGTCTCTACGATCTTTCTTCCCCCGGGATGAAAGATCAAATGATCGACATCCTGAATGCTCAGACCATTGCGCTCCAGAAAAGGATTGATGATCTGCGGGAAGTGCTCCGCTATGGTTTCAGGAACAGCTGGATCGAGTATCATTTGCAAGCCGCTATTGACCAGTTCAAAGCCCATCATGTGGGTGGCCTGATAGAAATGATACATTCCGAAATCTTTGATCTTGGGACCGGTATCGTTTTCATGCGAGGAGAGCAATACGCAGGCGGCCCCGTCTCCAAAGATGGCTGCGCTCACCACATTGGCCATCGAATAATCGTCCAACTGAAATGTAGCAGTGGGACTTTCGACCGCGACCACTGCAGCCCGTTTTCCCGGGTGTGCTTTCAAGAACTCATAGGCGTAGATCATCCCGGAAATTCCGGCCGCACAGCCCATTTCAGTCACCGGTAATCGCACAGTGTCTTGTTTTAGCTTCAAATCGTTGATCAAATAGGCATCCAGAGAAGGGATCATGATCCCGGTGCAGCTCACCGTGATGAGATAATCAATAGCTTCCGGCTGCCACTCGCTTTTTTTCAGGGCCTTGCTGAGCACCTGTTTCCCCAGCTGCTTTACTTCCCGTACATAGATTTGATTTTTTTCCTCAAAAGAAGTTTGAGTAAAGACCTCTTCCGGAGCCATGATGGAATAGCGTTTATCTACGGCGGCATTCCCAAAGATCTTTTTCACCTTGCGCTGAAACCGGGAGTCCTGATCAGCCAGCCACAGGTCCAGCAAGGGCATGATGCTCTCTGTATCTCGGGAATAGGCAGGCAACTGCTTGGCTACCGCAGTTATAGTGACTGTTGTTTGGGTATGTTCCATAGTAAGCGAAAGGCCCATTTACGGGCAATTGTATCATTAGTAATTCCCAAATTTTCAGAGAGGGATTGAAGCTCTGATTTGGTAAAGCTTCTCAGTATGGAGAGCCGCCCATCATGTCGGGCCAACGGACTCCGTATAAAAATAGCACTAAATAGGCGAAACAGCTGAAAAGCCCAGCGGGAACGTTCCAGATCATTGATGATCAATTGCAATCTTGTCATCTTACATAAAGCTCGTAAGAAGGTACTCACATCCTCCGGCTGCAAATGATGCAAGGTCAACGTACATAAAACGAAATCATAAGGATCTGCTTCGGAATCTCGTTGAGTGATGTCTTTATGAAGAAATATGATACCGGGACTCTGCTTTCGGGCCAGGTCCAAACTGGCGGAATTAAGATCAATACCTACGAGCTCCAACTCGACCGGATGATCCTTAAAGTGCTCCTGGATGGTACGTAGCATTTCTCCATCTCCGCATCCCACATCGACCAGGGTAAAGCGGGTTCGATCGGGATGTCTGGCGATCACGGTTTCAATGGCTTTAATAGTAATCCGGTTTCCGCCCAGCCAGCGATTGACCCTGCTGATGTCACTCAAAGCCAGGTTTAAGACCTTAGGATCCAGTCCGGGACGGTCCATTAACTCCTCTTCCCTACTTCTGCGGCTAAAATCAATCGTCATAAGGAGGTTCCATGGGTGGCTGCAATCAGCCGATTTAATAAGGACGGGCTTCTTCGTACCAGATCGACACTCACAGAGGCCAGGCTCTCATGGAGTAGCAGGCGTTGGAGCCAGCGTCCGGTGCGCAAACGCGTACGGAATTGTCGATTCCAATGTCTTGTGTATTGTTTTTCCAGTGACTCTCGTTGTACGGAAGAGGTACGCGCGTGCTCCAACCAGAGTTCAGCGGCTATTTTAGCGCTGTGAATGGCCATAGCCATCCCGTTTCCGCACAGCGGATGAATGAGACCAGCAGCATCCCCCAGCATCCAGACGTGATCGACCACCGCTTCTTTCGCCTCGAAGCTGATCTGGCTGATTGTCAGCCGCTCCTCAAAGTCGATCGTATGGGACTTAAAAAACGCATCCAGAGCTGAATTTTCAGAAAGGACGTCTTCTTCAAAGTCCCTTAAATTCTTATACAAATCAAACGAATCCAGGTGCGTCAGGTAACACACATTGATCCGTCCGTTCTCCACCTGTGACAGACCGCAGTACCCCCCTTTAAAATGATGTAACCCTACGAGCTCCGCCGGCCATGCGCCCTGATAATGGGCTTTGACCGCAAGCCAAGGGGTTTGCTTCCGGATGAAATTTCGCGAAAGCTGTTTATCGAGCAGGCTGCGCTTGCCATAGGCGCCAAACACCCACTTCGCTCTATACGAATGTTGAGCAGTCCATACTTCAAAGGTACTCTGCAGATAGTGAACTGCTGTCACTTGTTGCTGTACTAAGGCTCCACCACATTCCTGATATCGCTTCGCCAGGGCTTCGTCCAAAGCATACCTGCTGATTCCTAAAGCTCCCAGAGGTAATGAGGTCGTTAAGGTTTTTCCTTGTTGGTTACTGAACTCCAGGCGTTCGATCTGCACCGAGGTCAAGTCACGCACGCGCACGCCTAAGGAATTCAAATAAGGCTCCACTTCCAGGCTCAGGTACTCACCACACACCTTGTGTTTGGGGTAAGCGTAGCGCTCCATCACTAGGGTCTGAACGCCCGCTCGTTGCAAATGAATGCCCGCACAAAGTCCGGCTAGACCTCCTCCAATAATAATGACTGAATATTCTTTACTCACAGCCTTTCAAGTTACTTCAAATGGATAGTATCACATAAAAAAAGCCCCGGAAAAATTTCCGAGGCTTTACACTAGGTTTTAGGCTAGGGATTAACCTTTAACCCCTTGATTTGCTTGCTCGATTGCCGCGTCCTTCATTTCTTGATTAGGAACAATTCCCAAAGTTACACGTCGGTTTTTAGCACGTCCTTCTGCAGTTTCGTTGGTTGCAGTAGGCTGATCCTCGCCGTACCAAACGGTGGTGAATCGATCGTTTGCCAATCCGCGACTGGTAAAATAACCCGTTACCGCTTGAGCTCTGTTTTTAGATAAGGTCATGTTGTACGAGGCCGCTCCTACACTATCGGTATGTCCGGCCACGATCACATTGGTTTGTGGATACTCTACAAGTACATTGTATAACTTGTTCAGTGTTTCCTGAGAAGCCTGATTGATGTTATACTTATCCGTAGCAAAATAAACACCACTGTTTTCGTCAAAGGTAACGACAATTCCATCATCCACACGTTCCACCTGCGCACCGGGAATTTCTTCCTCAATCCGCTGTGCCTGCTTGTCCATTTTATTACCAATAATAACACCAGCAGTTCCGCCCACGACACCACCAATCACGGCGCCTAACTCTGAATTGTTGCCATCTCCAACGTTGTTACCGATGATAGCACCTAAAATGGCACCTCCGGTAGCACCAATAACGGCTCCCTTCTGTTTATTATTTGCATTCTTCGTTGCTTCACAACCGCTAAGGACCATCAGCCCTAAAGCCATCATTAGCATGTATTTTCCTATTGTTTTCATGGTATATGTTTAAATGTTATTATTCTGAGATTTTACTGAAATTCATCGTGATGACAAATGGGCTACCATTGACCTGTAAGGTCTGTTGAAAGGTTAACGATTCTTCGCTTAAATACGATAAGCTGAGACGAAATCCTTTATTATTCATGGTCGAGCGCATTTTCTCATCAGTAGGTTTTAGTAAGATGT includes:
- a CDS encoding SDR family oxidoreductase produces the protein MNEFNDQWVVILGGSSGLGLATAQRMAAAGAHICIVHRSRRSQLQELNEALKHMQSQGSEVIAINADATQPQALGPVVKQIKQHSGTGKVRALVHSIAKGNLKPMHSEQEETLQAADFSITLEAMATSLYLWVDAFAKANLFASSARVIAFTSEGSRRPLQNYGAVGAAKAALESIVRSIAMAYAPLGITANCIQAGVTDTPSLRKIPGVQELLKHSEQRNPSGRLTTPQDVAHVVYLLCREEARWINGAIIPVDGGEHLGL
- a CDS encoding type III polyketide synthase, with translation MEHTQTTVTITAVAKQLPAYSRDTESIMPLLDLWLADQDSRFQRKVKKIFGNAAVDKRYSIMAPEEVFTQTSFEEKNQIYVREVKQLGKQVLSKALKKSEWQPEAIDYLITVSCTGIMIPSLDAYLINDLKLKQDTVRLPVTEMGCAAGISGMIYAYEFLKAHPGKRAAVVAVESPTATFQLDDYSMANVVSAAIFGDGAACVLLSSHENDTGPKIKDFGMYHFYQATHMMGFELVNSGLQMILDPAVPETIAEHFPQIINPFLERNGLSIQDVDHLIFHPGGRKIVETVEDLFGKYGKNIDATKEVLRRYGNMSSATVLYVLEQFMEQQPAAGDYGIMLSFGPGFSAQRILLEW
- a CDS encoding methyltransferase domain-containing protein; protein product: MTIDFSRRSREEELMDRPGLDPKVLNLALSDISRVNRWLGGNRITIKAIETVIARHPDRTRFTLVDVGCGDGEMLRTIQEHFKDHPVELELVGIDLNSASLDLARKQSPGIIFLHKDITQRDSEADPYDFVLCTLTLHHLQPEDVSTFLRALCKMTRLQLIINDLERSRWAFQLFRLFSAIFIRSPLARHDGRLSILRSFTKSELQSLSENLGITNDTIARKWAFRLLWNIPKQQSL
- a CDS encoding FAD-dependent monooxygenase, whose product is MSKEYSVIIIGGGLAGLCAGIHLQRAGVQTLVMERYAYPKHKVCGEYLSLEVEPYLNSLGVRVRDLTSVQIERLEFSNQQGKTLTTSLPLGALGISRYALDEALAKRYQECGGALVQQQVTAVHYLQSTFEVWTAQHSYRAKWVFGAYGKRSLLDKQLSRNFIRKQTPWLAVKAHYQGAWPAELVGLHHFKGGYCGLSQVENGRINVCYLTHLDSFDLYKNLRDFEEDVLSENSALDAFFKSHTIDFEERLTISQISFEAKEAVVDHVWMLGDAAGLIHPLCGNGMAMAIHSAKIAAELWLEHARTSSVQRESLEKQYTRHWNRQFRTRLRTGRWLQRLLLHESLASVSVDLVRRSPSLLNRLIAATHGTSL
- a CDS encoding OmpA family protein; translation: MKTIGKYMLMMALGLMVLSGCEATKNANNKQKGAVIGATGGAILGAIIGNNVGDGNNSELGAVIGGVVGGTAGVIIGNKMDKQAQRIEEEIPGAQVERVDDGIVVTFDENSGVYFATDKYNINQASQETLNKLYNVLVEYPQTNVIVAGHTDSVGAASYNMTLSKNRAQAVTGYFTSRGLANDRFTTVWYGEDQPTATNETAEGRAKNRRVTLGIVPNQEMKDAAIEQANQGVKG